In Saccharothrix syringae, the following are encoded in one genomic region:
- a CDS encoding VOC family protein, producing MLTNIMYVTVYVTDQDRALEFYAEGLGLEKRIDFPGPDGRFLTVGVPGSPVQVVLWSHAASAGQPADAGPPVAPGPLILESDDLREDFETFRRRGVTFTEPEPVDYPFGLRVEAVDPDGNRISLRERRTA from the coding sequence ATGCTGACCAACATCATGTACGTGACGGTCTACGTCACCGATCAGGACCGTGCGCTGGAGTTCTACGCGGAGGGCCTGGGCCTGGAGAAGCGGATCGACTTCCCGGGGCCCGACGGCCGTTTCCTCACCGTCGGCGTGCCCGGCAGCCCGGTGCAGGTCGTCCTGTGGTCGCACGCGGCCTCCGCGGGACAGCCGGCCGACGCGGGCCCGCCCGTCGCGCCCGGTCCGCTCATCCTCGAATCCGACGACCTGCGCGAGGACTTCGAGACCTTCCGCCGGCGTGGCGTCACCTTCACCGAGCCCGAACCCGTGGACTACCCGTTCGGGCTGCGCGTCGAGGCGGTGGACCCGGACGGCAACCGGATCTCGCTGCGCGAGCGGCGCACGGCGTGA
- a CDS encoding sigma-70 family RNA polymerase sigma factor, whose translation MTAHPSDLVAEAFEAQRDRLRAVAYRVLGSHADAEDAVQEAWVRLVGRDAASIDNLAGWLTTVVGRISLDVLRSRRARPETAYGQESGDLLVTPDDGPAPDEQAALADSIGLALLVVLDTLTPNERLAFVLHDMFAVPFHDIGRILGKSGDAAKMIASRARRKVRAADRPAAPGREHREVVDAFRAAALGGDFEALLRVLDPNVELTVDTPGGVIVTLGATEVAAGARTFSGEAAHHRPVLVDGIPGHLSWRPDGTPLSAIAFTVAGGRITAIHIVVDPAKLASMH comes from the coding sequence GTGACCGCCCACCCCTCCGACCTCGTGGCCGAGGCGTTCGAGGCCCAGCGCGACCGGCTGCGCGCCGTCGCGTACCGCGTGCTGGGCTCGCACGCCGACGCCGAGGACGCGGTCCAGGAAGCCTGGGTGCGCCTGGTCGGCCGGGACGCGGCGTCGATCGACAACCTGGCGGGCTGGCTGACCACCGTGGTCGGCCGGATCAGCCTGGACGTCCTGCGATCCCGCCGCGCCCGCCCGGAGACCGCCTACGGGCAGGAGTCCGGGGACCTGCTGGTGACGCCCGACGACGGCCCCGCACCGGACGAGCAGGCGGCGCTGGCCGACTCGATCGGCCTCGCCCTGCTCGTCGTGCTCGACACCCTGACCCCGAACGAGCGCCTGGCGTTCGTCCTGCACGACATGTTCGCGGTGCCCTTCCACGACATCGGCCGGATCCTGGGCAAGTCCGGCGACGCCGCCAAGATGATCGCCAGCCGCGCCCGCCGCAAGGTCCGGGCCGCGGACCGGCCGGCGGCCCCCGGCCGCGAACACCGGGAGGTCGTCGACGCCTTCCGCGCCGCCGCCCTCGGCGGCGACTTCGAAGCACTCCTGCGCGTCCTGGACCCGAACGTGGAACTGACCGTCGACACCCCCGGCGGCGTGATCGTCACCCTCGGTGCCACCGAGGTCGCCGCCGGCGCCCGCACGTTCTCCGGCGAGGCCGCCCACCACCGCCCCGTCCTGGTCGACGGCATCCCCGGCCACCTGTCTTGGCGCCCCGACGGGACACCCCTGTCCGCCATCGCCTTCACGGTCGCCGGAGGCCGGATCACCGCCATCCACATCGTCGTCGACCCGGCCAAGCTCGCCTCGATGCACTGA
- the yicI gene encoding alpha-xylosidase, translating to MKFTDGYWLLRPGVQAAHPVQVHDVVVGEGEVVVHAPTHPVRHRGDTLKGPVVALRLSSPMPDVVGVTITHFAGGADNGPRFAVVADPGHEAKVVDDDAGVVLTAGTLSAHVHRGDRWRVDFTADGRRLTGSGAKGMGFMTADGAHHVREQLDLGVGDVVYGLGERFGPLVRNGQVVDVWNADGGTSSEQAYKNVPFYLTSGGYGVFVNHPGRVSFEVGSEAVSKVGFSVEDEELEYFVIYGPTPKEVLRKYTALTGRPALPPAWSFGLWLSTSFTTSYDEATVTRFVDGMAERDLPLSVFHFDCFWMREFHWCDFTWDPRTFPDPVGMLDRLRSRGLRVSLWINPYVAQRSPLFAEGAAAGYLLRRPTGEVWQWDLWQPGMALVDFTNPAAREWYAAKLDALLAQGVDCFKTDFGERVPTDVVYHDGSDPERMHNYYTYLYNRTVFEVLRRRRGPEEAVVFARSATVGSQRFPVHWGGDCESSYESMAESLRGGLSLGLSGFGFWSHDIGGFEGTPSAALFKRWTAFGLLSSHSRLHGSGSYRVPWLFDEEAVDVLRRFTKLKLGLMPYLDRAARQAVEAGVPMMRAMALEFPDDPACAYLERQYMLGDDLLVAPVFADDGEVSYYVPEGTWTHLLTGAEVTGPRWARDRCDFLTLPLLVRPDTVLPVGAVDDRPDYDHAEGVTLRAYRLADGDHVTVVGGTTFRTRRRGDRIEVGADTPPTHWRLLVVGAGSVDAVEGGRTRPHPDGVLVEAGGGAVTLTGVR from the coding sequence GTGAAGTTCACCGACGGGTACTGGCTGCTGCGGCCGGGGGTCCAGGCCGCCCACCCGGTCCAGGTGCACGACGTCGTCGTGGGGGAGGGCGAGGTCGTCGTGCACGCGCCGACCCACCCCGTGCGGCACCGGGGCGACACGCTCAAGGGCCCGGTGGTCGCCCTGCGCCTGTCCTCGCCGATGCCCGACGTGGTCGGCGTGACCATCACCCACTTCGCCGGCGGCGCGGATAACGGCCCGCGGTTCGCCGTGGTCGCCGACCCGGGGCACGAGGCCAAGGTGGTCGACGACGACGCCGGGGTGGTGCTGACCGCGGGCACCCTGTCCGCGCACGTCCACCGCGGCGACCGGTGGCGGGTCGACTTCACCGCCGACGGGCGCAGGCTGACCGGCAGCGGCGCCAAGGGCATGGGCTTCATGACCGCCGACGGCGCGCACCACGTCCGCGAGCAGCTCGACCTGGGCGTGGGCGACGTGGTCTACGGCCTCGGCGAGCGGTTCGGGCCGCTGGTGCGCAACGGCCAGGTCGTGGACGTGTGGAACGCCGACGGCGGCACCAGCAGCGAGCAGGCGTACAAGAACGTCCCGTTCTACCTGACCAGCGGCGGGTACGGGGTGTTCGTCAACCATCCCGGGCGGGTGTCGTTCGAGGTCGGTTCCGAGGCGGTGTCCAAGGTCGGGTTCAGCGTGGAGGACGAGGAGCTGGAGTACTTCGTCATCTACGGGCCCACGCCCAAGGAGGTGCTGCGCAAGTACACCGCGCTCACCGGCCGGCCCGCGCTGCCGCCCGCGTGGTCGTTCGGCCTGTGGCTGTCCACCTCGTTCACCACCTCCTACGACGAGGCGACGGTGACCCGGTTCGTCGACGGCATGGCGGAGCGCGACCTGCCGCTGAGCGTGTTCCACTTCGACTGCTTCTGGATGCGCGAGTTCCACTGGTGCGACTTCACCTGGGACCCGCGCACCTTCCCCGACCCGGTCGGCATGCTCGACCGGCTGCGCTCCCGCGGCCTGCGCGTCTCGCTGTGGATCAACCCCTACGTCGCGCAGCGGTCACCGCTGTTCGCCGAGGGCGCCGCGGCCGGCTACCTGCTGCGCAGGCCGACCGGCGAGGTGTGGCAGTGGGACCTGTGGCAGCCGGGCATGGCGCTGGTCGACTTCACCAACCCGGCCGCCCGCGAGTGGTACGCGGCCAAGCTCGACGCGCTGCTGGCGCAGGGCGTGGACTGCTTCAAGACCGACTTCGGCGAGCGGGTGCCCACCGACGTGGTCTACCACGACGGCTCCGACCCCGAGCGGATGCACAACTACTACACCTACCTCTACAACCGGACGGTGTTCGAGGTGCTGCGCCGCAGGCGCGGTCCCGAGGAGGCCGTGGTGTTCGCCCGCTCGGCCACGGTCGGCTCGCAGCGGTTCCCCGTGCACTGGGGCGGCGACTGCGAGTCCAGCTACGAGTCGATGGCCGAGAGCCTGCGCGGCGGCCTGTCGCTGGGCCTGTCCGGGTTCGGCTTCTGGAGCCACGACATCGGTGGCTTCGAGGGCACCCCGTCGGCGGCGCTGTTCAAGCGGTGGACGGCGTTCGGCCTGCTGTCCTCGCACAGCAGGCTGCACGGCAGCGGCTCCTACCGGGTGCCGTGGCTGTTCGACGAGGAGGCCGTGGACGTGCTGCGGCGCTTCACCAAGCTCAAGCTGGGCCTGATGCCCTACCTGGACCGGGCCGCGCGGCAGGCGGTGGAGGCGGGCGTGCCGATGATGCGCGCGATGGCCCTGGAGTTCCCGGACGACCCCGCGTGCGCGTACCTGGAGCGCCAGTACATGCTGGGCGACGACCTGCTGGTGGCGCCGGTGTTCGCCGACGACGGCGAGGTCTCCTACTACGTGCCGGAAGGTACGTGGACCCACCTGCTGACCGGGGCCGAGGTGACCGGCCCGCGCTGGGCGCGCGACCGCTGCGACTTCCTCACCCTGCCGCTGCTGGTGCGGCCCGACACCGTGCTGCCCGTGGGCGCGGTCGACGACCGGCCCGACTACGACCACGCCGAGGGCGTCACGCTGCGGGCGTACCGGTTGGCGGACGGCGACCACGTGACGGTGGTCGGCGGCACGACCTTCCGCACCCGGCGGCGGGGTGACCGGATCGAGGTGGGGGCCGACACCCCGCCGACGCACTGGCGGCTGCTGGTGGTCGGCGCCGGTTCGGTCGACGCGGTGGAGGGGGGACGGACCCGGCCGCACCCCGACGGGGTGCTGGTCGAGGCCGGCGGTGGTGCGGTGACCCTGACCGGCGTCCGGTGA
- a CDS encoding carbohydrate ABC transporter permease: MRRHAVLWSVVVLAVAMLVPFAIVALNAVKTPADYAANGPLAVPDPVSLDALIAFWQRVDFGRKLLNSVVISGSVAVLAVVVSVCNAYALGIGRVRGRLWILVVFLVANTLPQEALVYPLYFLTNQVGLYDTKTAVIVIFTAVQAAFGTYLLTSTLGEFPRELLEAARIDGAGKWQTLVRVVVPVSRPTLSVLFVFFFIWTWNEFFLPMVLLISNDNQTVPVALGVLQGQRMMDATTTGASALLGVLPAVVFFLVFQRALARGVTAGAVR, translated from the coding sequence GTGAGGCGGCACGCGGTGCTGTGGTCGGTGGTCGTGCTGGCCGTGGCGATGCTGGTGCCGTTCGCGATCGTGGCGCTCAACGCGGTCAAGACGCCCGCGGACTACGCCGCCAACGGGCCGCTCGCCGTGCCCGACCCGGTGTCGCTGGACGCGCTGATCGCCTTCTGGCAGCGGGTGGACTTCGGGCGCAAGCTGCTCAACAGCGTGGTGATCAGCGGTTCGGTGGCGGTGCTGGCGGTCGTGGTGTCGGTGTGCAACGCCTACGCGCTGGGCATCGGCCGGGTGCGCGGCAGGCTGTGGATCCTGGTGGTGTTCCTGGTCGCCAACACCCTGCCGCAGGAAGCGCTGGTCTACCCGCTGTACTTCCTGACCAACCAGGTCGGCCTCTACGACACCAAGACGGCCGTGATCGTCATCTTCACGGCCGTCCAGGCCGCCTTCGGCACCTACCTGCTCACCTCCACGCTCGGCGAGTTCCCCCGGGAGCTGCTGGAGGCGGCCCGCATCGACGGCGCGGGCAAGTGGCAGACCCTGGTGCGGGTGGTGGTGCCGGTCAGCAGGCCGACGCTGTCGGTGCTGTTCGTGTTCTTCTTCATCTGGACCTGGAACGAGTTCTTCCTCCCCATGGTGCTGCTGATCTCCAACGACAACCAGACGGTGCCGGTGGCGCTCGGGGTGCTCCAGGGCCAGCGGATGATGGACGCCACCACGACCGGCGCCTCCGCGCTGCTCGGCGTGCTGCCCGCCGTCGTGTTCTTCCTCGTCTTCCAGCGGGCGCTGGCCCGCGGTGTCACGGCGGGAGCGGTGAGGTGA
- a CDS encoding carbohydrate ABC transporter permease: MIPPALRDRGSYLLFLLPGGLLLLAVVLVPFGMNVGISLTEWSGAGEPEWIGLDNYARLLSDGTFWASFRHNVGLVVAMAVLPTLAGLLIAAVLFDYIGRHFGMRAAAVLRACVYLPQVLPVAVAGIVWGWVLAPRDGALNELLRAVGFDALAGDWLGDPDLALWSVMGVLLWIQVGYPVVIFMAGMGRVDPSLHEAAELDGASWWGRFRNVTVPQLRPEVFVVLLTCTIAALKVFAPIYVLTRGGPGGATTVPSYYSFQNFFERTRVGYGAAVATVLTVLVLVLTAVFLRVQDRGARR; encoded by the coding sequence ATGATCCCTCCCGCCCTCCGCGACCGCGGCTCCTACCTGCTGTTCCTGCTGCCCGGCGGCCTGCTGCTGCTCGCCGTGGTGCTGGTGCCGTTCGGCATGAACGTCGGCATCAGCCTCACCGAGTGGTCCGGCGCGGGCGAGCCGGAGTGGATCGGCCTGGACAACTACGCGCGGCTGCTGTCGGACGGCACGTTCTGGGCGTCGTTCCGGCACAACGTCGGCCTGGTGGTGGCCATGGCGGTCCTGCCGACCCTGGCCGGGCTGCTGATCGCCGCCGTGCTGTTCGACTACATCGGCAGGCACTTCGGCATGCGCGCCGCCGCCGTGCTGCGGGCGTGCGTCTACCTGCCGCAGGTGCTGCCGGTGGCCGTCGCCGGGATCGTGTGGGGCTGGGTCCTGGCGCCGCGCGACGGCGCGCTCAACGAGCTGCTGCGCGCGGTCGGGTTCGACGCGCTGGCGGGCGACTGGCTCGGCGACCCCGACCTGGCCCTGTGGTCGGTGATGGGCGTGCTGCTGTGGATCCAGGTCGGCTACCCCGTGGTGATCTTCATGGCCGGCATGGGGCGGGTCGACCCGTCGCTGCACGAGGCCGCGGAGCTCGACGGCGCGTCGTGGTGGGGCCGGTTCCGCAACGTCACCGTGCCGCAGCTGCGCCCCGAGGTGTTCGTGGTCCTGCTGACCTGCACCATCGCCGCGCTCAAGGTGTTCGCCCCGATCTACGTGCTGACCAGGGGAGGCCCGGGTGGCGCCACCACCGTGCCGTCGTACTACTCGTTCCAGAACTTCTTCGAGCGGACCAGGGTCGGCTACGGCGCGGCCGTGGCGACGGTGCTGACGGTGCTCGTGCTGGTGCTGACCGCGGTGTTCCTGCGGGTGCAGGACCGGGGTGCGCGCCGGTGA
- a CDS encoding ABC transporter substrate-binding protein — protein MRRLLAAATAVLLVVTGCGGSGDEAGDGKTLKLWHYEGPDSAMGVAWAAAIEEFKATHPGVEVRFEEKGFEQVQKTAPMVLNSADAPDVMEYNKGNATAGLLARQGLLTDLSAEVAQRGWDKELGAGIDTTARYDERGVMGSGKWYGVPNYAEYVTVYYNKTLFDRQGLAVPTTLDELTAAMAKFVAAGITPLAVGGAEYPAHQLFYQLALTEADRDWVDRYQRYTGEVDFHDNTWVHGAETFAKWLREGYLGKDSAGMKAEDMGQAFIRGEYPLMVTGSWWYGRVRAQVQGFEWGTFPWFGMTAGSSGNLWVVPKGAKNKELAYDFIDITMSQAVQDKLRDAGGVPVASGATPAADPRTEQLNADFRELTAGDRLAFYPDWPAPGFYDVQVSAVQKLITGDLGPHEVLTELGDYYRENRSGTDR, from the coding sequence ATGCGCAGACTCCTGGCCGCCGCCACCGCCGTCCTGCTGGTCGTGACCGGCTGCGGGGGTTCCGGCGACGAGGCGGGCGACGGCAAGACGCTCAAGCTCTGGCACTACGAGGGTCCCGACAGCGCGATGGGCGTGGCGTGGGCCGCGGCGATCGAGGAGTTCAAGGCCACCCACCCCGGCGTCGAGGTCAGGTTCGAGGAGAAGGGCTTCGAGCAGGTCCAGAAGACCGCGCCCATGGTCCTCAACTCCGCCGACGCGCCGGACGTCATGGAGTACAACAAGGGCAACGCCACCGCCGGTCTGCTGGCCAGGCAGGGCCTGCTGACCGACCTGAGCGCCGAGGTCGCCCAACGCGGGTGGGACAAGGAGCTGGGCGCCGGCATCGACACCACCGCCCGCTACGACGAGCGCGGCGTGATGGGCTCCGGCAAGTGGTACGGCGTGCCCAACTACGCCGAGTACGTGACGGTCTACTACAACAAGACCCTGTTCGACCGGCAGGGGCTGGCCGTGCCCACGACGCTGGACGAGCTGACCGCCGCGATGGCGAAGTTCGTCGCCGCCGGCATCACCCCGCTGGCCGTCGGCGGCGCCGAGTACCCCGCCCACCAGCTGTTCTACCAGCTCGCGCTGACCGAGGCCGACCGCGACTGGGTCGACCGGTACCAGCGCTACACCGGCGAGGTGGACTTCCACGACAACACCTGGGTCCACGGCGCCGAGACCTTCGCCAAGTGGCTGCGCGAGGGCTACCTGGGCAAGGACTCGGCCGGGATGAAGGCCGAGGACATGGGCCAGGCGTTCATCCGCGGCGAGTACCCGCTCATGGTCACCGGGAGCTGGTGGTACGGCCGGGTGCGGGCCCAGGTCCAGGGCTTCGAGTGGGGCACCTTCCCGTGGTTCGGCATGACCGCCGGCTCCAGCGGCAACCTGTGGGTCGTGCCCAAGGGCGCCAAGAACAAGGAGCTGGCCTACGACTTCATCGACATCACCATGTCGCAGGCCGTCCAGGACAAGCTGCGCGACGCGGGCGGCGTGCCTGTCGCGTCGGGCGCCACCCCGGCGGCCGACCCGAGGACCGAGCAGCTCAACGCCGACTTCCGCGAGCTGACCGCGGGCGACCGGCTGGCGTTCTACCCCGACTGGCCCGCGCCCGGCTTCTACGACGTGCAGGTCTCGGCGGTGCAGAAGCTCATCACCGGCGACCTCGGCCCGCACGAGGTGCTGACCGAGCTGGGCGACTACTACCGGGAGAACCGCTCGGGCACCGACCGATGA